Proteins co-encoded in one Gouania willdenowi chromosome 1, fGouWil2.1, whole genome shotgun sequence genomic window:
- the LOC114461489 gene encoding serine/threonine-protein kinase pim-2-like yields MAEENHKGSIPLKEERKAKEVLFGIMNSRKRKAEDELEDERPSKQSCLDSRDQEIGKGGFGSVMSGIRRSDSKPVAIKHIPKGLVRYMLVKRQGYEYKVVTEVALMAQAAGLLYDGSVANQGVISLLDLYQLRTEILIVMELPLKSMDMHNFNILREGRIPEHEVKSIFKQLVDAAVLMHENGIFHRDIKAENVLVYLDQGDLSVKIIDFGCGDIIKNEPYTRFSGTFDFAPPEKLLQRQYYAEPTTVWQIGALLRDLYAEEAFETRKYMEGPNPPFDCLSHECNDFMNQCLTISPKQRPQLVELQRHPWLV; encoded by the exons ATGGCTGAGGAGAACCACAAAGGATCCATCCCACTGAAGGAGGAAAGAAAGGCAAAAGAAGTGCTGTTTGGAATCATGAACAGTAGGAAAAGGAAGGCTGAGGACGAGCTGGAGGATGAAAGGCCAAGCAAACAGAGCTGCTTGGACAGCAGAGATCAGGAG ATTGGCAAAGGAGGCTTCGGATCCGTCATGTCAGGAATACGTCGTTCCGACTCAAAACCCGTGGCAATAAAGCATATTCCAAAAGGCTTGGTCCGATACATGTTGGTGAAACGCCAAGGTTATGAGTACAAGGTGGTAACCGAGGTGGCCCTCATGGCCCAGGCAGCCGGCCTCCTCTACGATGGCAGTGTGGCAAACCAAGGGGTCATCAGCTTATTGGATCTCTATCAGCTAAGAACAGAAATCCTGATAGTTATGGAGTTACCCTTGAAATCAATGGACATGCACAACTTCAATATCCTCAGAGAGGGACGTATCCCAGAGCACGAGGTCAAGAGCATATTTAAACAACTTGTAGATGCTGCAGTGCTAATGCATGAGAATGGGATTTTTCACCGGGACATAAAGGCAGAGAACGTCCTGGTTTACCTGGACCAAGGAGACCTCTCTGTAAAGATCATTGACTTTGGCTGTGGCGATATCATAAAAAATGAGCCATACACGCGGTTTTCTGGCACTTTTGACTTTGCACCACCAGAGAAGCTTTTGCAGAGACAGTACTACGCAGAACCAACAACAGTGTGGCAAATAGGGGCCCTGCTGCGTGACCTCTACGCTGAAGAAGCATTTGAAACCAGAAAATACATGGAAGGACCAAACCCCCCCTTTGACTGTCTGTCTCATGAATGCAACGACTTCATGAACCAGTGCTTGACCATCTCCCCAAAGCAGCGACCACAATTGGTGGAGCTACAGCGTCATCCCTGGCTGGTGTAA